From the genome of Bos indicus x Bos taurus breed Angus x Brahman F1 hybrid chromosome 14, Bos_hybrid_MaternalHap_v2.0, whole genome shotgun sequence, one region includes:
- the ALKAL1 gene encoding ALK and LTK ligand 1 gives MRPARPGAPVPALLLLALVLALRGTQGRPGGSRGAHVAGEEPKPSLPAASRSAEIFPRDLNLKDKFIKHFTGPVTFSAECSKHFHRLYHNTRDCSTPAYYKRCARLLKRLAVSPLCSQTEKTYVHFLRM, from the exons ATGCGACCGGCGAGGCCAGGCGCCCCGGTGCCGGCGCTGCTCCTGCTGGCGCTCGTCCTGGCCCTGCGAGGGACGCAGGGGAGGCCCGGGGGCAGCAGGGGCGCGCACGTCGCGGGCGAGGAGCCGAAGCCGTCCCTCCCCGCGGCCTCTCGAAGCGCAG aaatattccCAAGAGATTTGAACTTAAAAGACAAATTCATCAAGCATTTCACAG GGCCAGTCACGTTTTCAGCTGAGTGCAGCAAACACTTCCACAGGCTGTATCACAACACCAGGGACTGCTCGACGCCAGCTT ATTACAAAAGATGTGCTAGATTGTTAAAAAGACTAGCAGTGAGTCCTCTGTGCTCGCAGACGGAGAAGACCTACGT GCATTTCTTAAGAATGTAA